ACATTTTCTCCAAAAATCAATAATTCATGATCCGTCTCTGGCATAGTTTGTGAAAAATCATCCTCCTCCCTCCCACTCCACTTGTCTTTACTTTTGCAGCTTTCgggccttctactttccttttatAAACACTTGGGACCTATTTAGACGCCTAGGCTGAAAATCCTATTAAATTCATAAGTTGAACCAGTATAACCAGCAAAATCATATTCATAGAATTACAGACTGGGCTAGACCTATATTCATAAATACTCAAAACTAGCATTGGAATGAGATGGCCCGAATTCTATAGGaagaaaaaaagtattttattcTTCCTATGGAATTCGAGTTGGCCCGCTTTAAAGCTACTCCAGGGTATTTATGAACATAGGCCTAGCTAACATGTAATTCTATAATTTTACTGGTTGTATTAGCCCAACCATGAATTTCATAGGATTTTTAGCCTAATCATCCAAACAGCCTTTTAATAGgatttcctccttttctttgaaATGTGTCCTTAGGGTGTCCATATAGCAGGAAACATCAACACGAAGAAAAAGCATCTATATTTGTCTCTTATAACAaaatttttacatatatatttattttattttccttcGATCTCTAAATTTCTCAAGCAAGTGATTGGAACCAAGAgataaagtgaaaaagagtttCTTTCATTGTAAGCCTTGTCACTAAAATTGCAGAAACATCCTCATCTTTTAGAATGTTGCAGCATAATCCTCATAATTTTCAGATCATATCCAAATTTATCCATTTGCACTATTTTGTCACCATTTACAATACTATTTCAATGGACTTAAAATTCAAATTGACTTGTTTGTGATTTTACTTTTATctgataaaaataatttatctgGAAATCTGTAGCACTAAATAAGTTCAAGTTAATGCCACAATGCCAAAACTAATGTTTGTTACTGGTGTTTATTCTGATATATTATGCACATAGAGTCAGATATTGTGAGAATGTCAAGATTAGTTATGGCACATGGTGCCAAACTAGTACACATACAGCTAATATTGTGCACATAGTTCTAAATTGTGTGCAAGAATTCAGTTGATACTTTCGAAGAAATATGGGGTTATACTAATAACCTAAAAGGTGCTGATTTTTTTGCAATTCCATAGGGATAGTCATgcaaaaatccaaaagaaaccgcTAATCGGCtaaaaaaacagaaagaaaagaaagaaagaaaaaaaatagggaaTGTGATCTATGGGAAACCTATAATTCTGATCCGCTACATGCTAAGAGGTAAAGCTTTTTTTTGCTACTTTTTGGTTTCTCTGTACAAGGATCTAGAGAATTCTTTTTACTGGATATCTAGATCCAAATCCGATAGATCTTTAAAATCCAAATTTGGATCCGAATCTGGTCAAATTTATAAGCTAATATCTGGACTTGAATCTAGATCCAATTGGATACTATAATTGCTATCTGAATCCAAACCGAACAGGATTCGAAAATAGATACGGTTGGATTATAACTGACTTGAATTTTGCCTTGGTCATCTTGGCTTCTTCGCCCCAAACACCCTCCCCTTAACttcttctactttttttttacaACTTACGGCCAGTTTGGTACAACAAAAAAAGTAGATGAGAGAGATGGTAAAATAAATAGTTGGATCTatgtctatttttctgagaaagaagataaaataaatGCCACTAAATGTGGTATTTACTTTTCCATGCTAGATTATCAAGTAGAGATAGTATGAAATTATCATTTCTTGACAGAAGTACCCACACCCATATTATGTAAAtactatattaattatattataaattaatagtaattatattattatatattatattactatattatgaatatattaatataatattaatcataATTCTCAATATTAACAAATTTAatcaattaatatatttattaatatattctttaTAAATAAGTAATTAACAAATATTTCTTAATTATTGATAAATCTAGCAtaggatttattaataattaatatatttgtttatataccaaaatataaaaaaaattatatacaataaataaatatttataattaatttaaaaatattagtaactcatgtaaatatatttcaatatttgaAAACAGTCAATATTGACAATGTCTATCTAAGTAGGCCATAAATGGCTAACAAACGAGTTGAAACAAAATGTTATTGCTTGAATTATTTATTCACgcgcattattaaaaattttgcaaatttttatataaaattacctCCAATCAAACACAGTAATCTTTTTTTATGCTATTTTTGGAGTATTTTTTCTACTAACCAAACATGATAAAAGTTATTTTCCTCCACAATcattttttttagataaataatTTTCACAAATTATCATATTATCTTGCAATCTAACATACCCCAAACAAACAAACCcttaatatatttttcttctttccttttaaaTTTATCTCATTCATGCGGAAAGATAGAGAAACCGGTAAATAGGGTGTTGATATATAACAGGAAAACATGGACATGGAGAAAAGGCATCTATATTTGCCTCttataataaattttatattttttatttattttagttttcCCTTGACCTCTAAATTTCTCATGCAAATGACCGCTAGAAAGAcagtgaaaaagagttttttcatTATAAGCCATATCtcttctgaaatttcagaaacATCCTTTTCTTTTAGAATATTGCAGCGTaatcatttgatttttcagaAATATACAAACTAATCCTTGTGCACTATTTTGTCACCATGTACGCTAAAACTGGAGATACATGCCCTAGTTCTTGCAGTATTGCAATAATTCTACCTTGATGTACACTAGTTCGATTTGACTTAAAATTTGTATTGACTTGTTTGTGGCTTTATTTTTATCTGAACAAAAACCATTTACATGGAAATTATAGCACCAAATAAGTTCTTGAGTTAATGCCACAATGCCAAAACTAGTGTTTGTTACTTGTGTTTATTCAGATAATATTAGTGCAGATAGAGCTAGATATTGTGACAATGTCAAAACTAGTTTTGGCACATGGTGCCAAACTAGGAAGAGCTAATATTGCGCTCATGGTTTTAGAAGTGTCCAAGGATTTCGTTGAATACTTTCCAAGAAATATGCCGTTGTGCTAATGATTCAAAAGGTAAAAAAGGTAGGGATAGTCATggagaaatccaaaagaaattgtaacaggaaaataaaagaaagaaagaaagaaatggagAATGTGATCTATAGGCAACCTACAATTCTGATCCACTTCATGCTAAGTGGTAAAACTTTTTTATACTCCttgttggtttcttaccatCTCTCACGAATTTACTGAGCGTGCAAATTAATCGTGACGAGCAGAAAATAGTTTGCTTGTATCCCATGTTTCTCTTTGTTCTCATCAGCTCCATCTAGCTCGTTGTTCTCATCTACATGCTAAGAGGTAAAACTTTGTTCTGCTACTTGTTGGCTTCTTACCATCTCTCATATATATACTGAACATgcagattaattttgatgaatagAACATCATTTGCTTGTATCCCCATGTTTCATTATGTTCTCATCAGCTCCATCTAGCTCTTTTCATAAGTTTTAAGTAGTTACTATTTCTCTATTGATGAATTTTTATTAGAATACgtattattttattatcttcCATGAAATTTATCTTCTTTAAATTACTTGTCTCAATCAAAATCAGTCCTTCTATATCTGGCTCTGTCTTATTCAAGTTTGCCATGTTCTGTTTGCAGATAGATTGTTTCTTAATATTTAGATGTCATATTTCTCAATTATTTCTTGTAtccaaatctgaattcttcCATCTAGAAGACTTGTTCTATTTATTCCCCTGCCTGTTTCTCGAAAAAAAAAGGGGCTTGTTATATTTTGTGAGGACTCGTACGAGcatgtatttagttccacatcggttatttgctaagtagatcttaggtacttatacataTCAAGAAACCAAAATAGTACCTTCCTGCTAGTttcttttgggtgaggtcctgaattattacaaatagtatcagagcggacccggcctctAACCTATGAGATtagaggacactgcagcacggttctattggggctgaccacaggccgatcgtggtgtttgtgattagatttaaatgaatttgaactcttagcctgacgaggacgtcaaagCCTAAAcggggagagtatgtgaggacccatgcgggcatgtgtttagttccatatcTGTTATTTGCTtggtagatcttaggtacttatacagaatcaagaaacccaaataatttcTTCCATCTATCTTTTTTGGGCGAGGTCATGGGTTgttacatattttatttttattttttttgcaggCCAATCAGAGCTACTCTGCAAACATGAAGACCGGAATAAAGAGGACCTATGAAGAACATCGTGATATCTATAGCTTGAACAAGACCTACTGCTGCTACAAGCCTAGCACCAATTACGTCAGTGACTTGGATGGCCTTGCTCCATCCAAGTCCAGGAAGGCTACTGAACCTCCAAACTATCTTGTTGCCGTGGGATGCAGGGCCTGCTACGTTTACAGGATGGTCGCAAAGGGGACCAAGGAATGCCCAAAGTGCCGTGGAGAGTTGATTCATTTTGACAAGGGCAAATCTCCTGAGAAATGCCCTGCCAACAATATGGGTTGAAGGGTTTATAGTTCAGAAACCTGTTTAATAATGGTATTTTC
This is a stretch of genomic DNA from Phoenix dactylifera cultivar Barhee BC4 chromosome 9, palm_55x_up_171113_PBpolish2nd_filt_p, whole genome shotgun sequence. It encodes these proteins:
- the LOC103717034 gene encoding uncharacterized protein LOC103717034; amino-acid sequence: MEGKKIKLETTNTAEMERPKQPSGNPSYVPIKVKSEMLPLEDYKKLMDMKASSSLLNDYIKSKSRVPLPNNLDKEANQSYSANMKTGIKRTYEEHRDIYSLNKTYCCYKPSTNYVSDLDGLAPSKSRKATEPPNYLVAVGCRACYVYRMVAKGTKECPKCRGELIHFDKGKSPEKCPANNMG